The proteins below come from a single Campylobacter concisus genomic window:
- a CDS encoding 4Fe-4S dicluster domain-containing protein produces MDRRKFIILGSVAAAAGYGIGKILPKSSGDKLYLRPPGAVDDFDDLCVKCGQCVQVCPYHSISLLDIKDGYSNGTAYIDPKKRGCYLCDLFPCVLACPSGALDHATKVVDDVKMGVAVLSNANACMCLKREKLSEDSVEDLLVRKVYNDREEAEKDKIKGKIGQICDLCASICPVGDSAIVMSEANLPLIKHGCVGCGVCAEVCPVKIINIAQKMSYDEIYKEKE; encoded by the coding sequence GTGGATAGAAGAAAATTTATAATCTTAGGCTCAGTCGCAGCTGCCGCAGGATATGGCATAGGTAAAATTTTGCCAAAAAGTAGCGGTGATAAACTCTATCTTAGACCACCAGGCGCGGTTGATGACTTCGATGATCTTTGTGTCAAATGTGGTCAGTGTGTGCAGGTATGCCCTTATCACAGTATAAGTTTGCTTGATATAAAAGATGGATATTCAAATGGTACAGCATACATCGATCCTAAAAAGAGAGGTTGCTATTTATGTGATCTTTTCCCATGTGTGCTCGCCTGTCCAAGCGGTGCGTTAGATCATGCTACAAAAGTTGTTGATGATGTGAAAATGGGCGTTGCTGTCTTGAGTAATGCAAATGCCTGTATGTGCCTAAAAAGAGAAAAACTAAGCGAAGATAGCGTTGAAGATTTGCTTGTTCGCAAAGTTTATAATGATAGAGAAGAGGCAGAAAAAGATAAGATAAAAGGCAAAATCGGTCAAATTTGTGACCTTTGCGCCAGCATTTGCCCAGTTGGCGATAGTGCAATAGTAATGAGTGAAGCAAATTTACCACTCATAAAGCATGGCTGCGTTGGGTGTGGGGTGTGTGCTGAGGTTTGCCCTGTAAAAATTATAAATATTGCCCAAAAAATGAGTTATGATGAAATTTATAAGGAGAAAGAATGA